In a single window of the Dysgonomonadaceae bacterium PH5-43 genome:
- a CDS encoding 16S rRNA (adenine1518-N6/adenine1519-N6)-dimethyltransferase (product_source=KO:K02528; cath_funfam=1.10.8.100,3.40.50.150; cog=COG0030; ko=KO:K02528; pfam=PF00398; smart=SM00650; superfamily=53335; tigrfam=TIGR00755), with product MQYRREIRPKKSLGQHFLKDLSIAKRIADTINDYPELPVLEVGPGTGVLTQFLLENKRELTVVELDTESVEYLNNNYAKLKGRIIEKDFLKMNLDEYFSTPFCVTGNYPYNISSQIFFKVLEYKDKIPCCTGMIQKEVAERLAAKPGKKSFGIITVLLQVWYDIEYLFTVEPVVFDPPPKVKSAVIKMTRNNRTTLDCDESLLRTVVKTAFNQRRKTMRNSLKALIGKDNELLTNPIFNMRPEQLSVEEFIELTKTIANNGVSN from the coding sequence ATGCAATACAGAAGAGAAATACGTCCTAAGAAATCTTTAGGACAACACTTTTTGAAAGATTTATCGATAGCTAAAAGAATAGCTGATACAATTAACGATTATCCTGAGTTACCAGTATTAGAGGTTGGCCCTGGCACTGGAGTGCTTACTCAGTTCTTGTTGGAGAACAAAAGAGAACTGACTGTAGTCGAACTTGATACCGAATCGGTAGAGTACTTAAACAATAATTACGCCAAACTCAAAGGCAGGATTATAGAGAAAGATTTTCTAAAGATGAATTTAGATGAATACTTTTCTACTCCTTTTTGCGTAACTGGCAATTACCCTTATAATATATCAAGTCAGATATTTTTTAAGGTATTAGAATATAAAGATAAAATTCCTTGTTGCACAGGTATGATACAAAAAGAAGTTGCTGAACGTTTAGCTGCTAAACCTGGCAAAAAATCGTTTGGCATAATAACTGTATTGCTACAAGTATGGTATGATATAGAATATCTTTTTACTGTAGAACCTGTAGTGTTCGACCCTCCTCCTAAGGTTAAGTCGGCAGTTATAAAAATGACCAGAAACAATCGAACTACATTAGATTGTGATGAAAGCCTGCTGCGTACAGTTGTTAAAACAGCTTTCAATCAGAGACGCAAAACTATGCGTAACTCCTTAAAAGCATTGATAGGTAAAGATAATGAATTGCTCACTAACCCTATATTTAATATGCGTCCTGAACAATTATCCGTAGAAGAATTTATAGAGTTGACAAAAACAATAGCAAATA